From the genome of Ptychodera flava strain L36383 chromosome 22, AS_Pfla_20210202, whole genome shotgun sequence, one region includes:
- the LOC139123263 gene encoding SPARC-related modular calcium-binding protein 2-like produces MRLYLVFILCAFFLSAFAKPLRLAKRPYWRLRQKRVQSKDPKECGACPRNLNPVCGTDGKTYSTECMLEFQACMVNDKTLKTAYHGECLQRGASSSRELGETGPCEREWNEIFARFGNRVPIGARMPRCDRRGYYKRMQCHGSTGACWCVDPMGNEEECF; encoded by the exons ATGAGGCTGTATCTTGTTTTCATCCTCTGCGCCTTCTTTCTGTCG GCATTTGCAAAACCATTACGTCTAGCCAAACGCCCATACTGGCGGCTGCGGCAGAAGCGTGTGCAATCCAAAGACCCGAAAG AATGTGGAGCATGTCCTAGGAATTTAAACCCAGTCTGTGGAACCGATGGTAAAACCTACAGCACAGAGTGTATGTTGGAGTTCCAAGCCTGCATGGTGAATGATAAGACCCTGAAAACAGCATATCATGGCGAATGTCTACAAAGAGGCGCCAGTTCTTCTCGCGAACTTGGAGAGACAG GACCTTGCGAGAGAGAGTGGAATGAAATATTTGCAAGGTTTGGTAACAGGGTTCCCATTGGTGCTAGAATGCCAAGATGTGATCGCCGTGGATATTATAAGAGAATGCAGTGTCATGGTTCTACAG GAGCCTGTTGGTGTGTAGACCCCATGGGGAATGAAGAAGAGTGTTTCTAG